CGGACCTCCTAATGGGTTATTATTGTATTCTCCACGAAACTGACTTCCAACCTGAAACAGAAGACCAGATCATAAGCAGTGAGATTCATAAAAGCATTACTAAAACCTGCACAATTTCCATTTAGGTTGCCTATTGTTTTAAGCAAAAAAACTGATTTCAACGTAAATTAGATGACAATGAACACAATGAGAAGATTATTGCTGGAATTTCCATATAGGAGAAAGCACAAGAGACAAATCAACATAATTGCATAGCCAATCAGCAAAAACCATAGAACATATCGCCTAAAATGTAAGATATGGTAGTTGACTAGGCAGATGTAGCTGTCCCTGCGGGAACCTGACTATAGATTGGTTCAATTAACGAGCTGTAGCTAGTCAAAAACATAAATCACAATGATGGAAACCAAAGAATACCAATAAAAAAAATTTGTTGAGAATGATGCTGAGGAGGTTGCGTCTTGTAGCTACTGGCTCTTGTAATCCGAAACCAGATGACATATGAGATTAAATGGCTGGCTTTGGCGGGATAGATTGATGAGACTGCTGAGGTTGTGGAGCCACTTGCGGATCAACTTTTGGAGCCTAGATGAACAGAGTTGCAAAAGAAAGATGCATGAAATGCTCAATAGTATATGGTTTCAATCTGACCCGACCCGGCCTATGAAACATTCATGGCTCAAAAAGATTAATTAAACATGATTTGTATAGTTTTCTTTAATAACATAAATTAAAATTCCATAAAGATACAATTAATTTTTTATTTCCTATAGTTTACACATATAATAGGTGTTCTCAAATTTTTTTGTGATAAATCAAAAGTATATATATACCTTTGTTATATATTTTTTTTAAAGTATATGAAACTATAATTAACTTCAAACTAATATTTATATCCGTTCTTTTTTATTATTTACATGTGTTTGATCTTTAGACTATGTGAGTCTACATATATTTTCAATTCTAACTTAACTGATAGTAAAAAAAGAGTCGTCCATGAAACTTTTATACTAGATCAAGTGTCTTTCACTTTCAATTACTTAAACTTCCTCACCATTTTTGTAGGTCTCCTGAATAATTTTAGCATAAATCTAAGATATAGTCATGCATTAGATATGTAAATTAAATTTACTCAAATATTCTTTAAGTTACCATGTTAACTGAAAACGTAACATGCATTAATCTATAGACCTATATATATATTAGAAATATATCCTTTTGAAAAGCAAATTCTTGAACCACAAGTTTAAGATTACAAAGCGTGTGACACGGTTTTGGCATTATCACTTTCTCGTTGCAGCAGCTATTTTCTTTTAAATTTTGTTTTCATATAGTTTCCTATTCAGTTCATTACAAACCAATAAATGGAGCCAGGAAGAACTACAGCTTGCAATTGGTGGTGAAGCAACAACACACGTCCGACATCAACTATAGCTTAACAGTGACTTCCTCCTGTGAGTGTTTTTGTTACTTGTTAATCAGATCAAATTCAAATTATGTTATATATCCTTGCTAATATAAAATCTGCATGGCTGCATCTATTATATACCAAGCTGTTGTAGTATAATTCTCTTTTGTGTGATCTGAATTTGATGTTTAGTTTTGCGGTATATGGAATTTGTGAATATAACTTCGATAATTTATTAATAGGGCAAGAAGCGGGTCAAACTGAATCGGGTTGGGTCGGGTCGGGTCAAGTCAAATAAAAAGCCTTATCTTCTTCGCTTCACTCTCTCACATATCCACACAACAAAAAGAAATGGCTCTCACGGTGAGCACCGGTGGCGGAGGAGCTAGCTTCCGCTCCATAGACCTCACAGACTCTTCTCGTAATCCCTTCTCCACCTCCAGACTCCATTACCCATCGAGAGCCCGTCTTCACATAGTCTCCGCCGCCAAAAAGCCCTCCACCCAAACCGGTCGGTTCGACAGCAAGAAGCGTCGGACCCTCGTCCCGACAACAACCAAAGAACAGCCGGAAGAAAGCAACGGTCTTTACGAAGAGAACCCGCCGTCTCAGATCGACATCTCCGACGATGACGAAGATAGGTTTGCCGTGAACACTCGTTTCAGAGGCGATCCAAAAGACGCGCCCAAGATTTCGGTTAAGGATCTTCCTGGGCTTGAACCGGATCCATTCGAAGGTCCTCAATGGGATGGTCTAGGCTTCTTCGTTCAATACCTATGGGCTTTCGGGATCCTCTTTGCGGTAAGTTTCACTCGATCAACTTCTTTTTATTAGAGTTTGATCAAATTGCATGATCGGTTTAGTGTAAACCGTGTATTTAACCGGTTCTTCATCTTCCTTTGTTGTTTCTTAGTTTTTTTACTCTCTAAAAATGAGTTAAATTGTTTCTTAGTTCTGTTGTTCGGTTACAGAGTCTGTTACTCTGTTTATATATACAGAGGGTTTACAAGAACCGGTTCAATACACGGTTTACACTAAACCAATCAGACAATTTTGATCTCTCTAATACTGTTACATGTGTTTGATGGTTTTGATCGTGTAACAGTTAATCTCCGGGGGAATTGCGGCGGGGACGTACAACGAAGGTGCGACGGATTTCAAGGAGACGCCAGTGTATAAGGAGGCGATGGAGTCTCGTGACCTTCTCGATGAAGCAGAGGGTTCGAACTCTGAAGATGTGTTCGAGTCTAATCCGACAGAAGTGGCGCCTAGTTTGGAATAGTTTTAAGTTCTGTGGTTTAGATGTGTTTGAAATATCATGAACTTCTTGTGTTTATAATGTTACAGAATCAAAGAAAAAATGATTATTAAACAAAGATTGTTGTTGTTCATTGTTATGTTTCTTGATTTTCATTTCAAGAACTGTAAACATAAAGAAATACATGTGAATGTAGCTAAACCGAGATGGTAGTTAATATTCAGACAGATTCAGATGAGGAGAGTCCCGGGTAGGGTTGCTGCGAAGGATAATTAGCTGAATCTCAGACTTGGAGCCAGAGGATCTTAGACCATAACCTAGCCCCAGAAAGCTAGTGGGTCTTGGTGCCACTTGTGCCACGGGGGTTGCTGATGAAGTTGAATGAAATTAGTAACAAATTAACAATTCTTGTTGAGATGTAAACTTTTTTTATGTTTTGGTTTAGATGATTTTTTTAGGGAAAGTGGCTTACCCTTGACACTAGAGTTGTTCTTTGCACCTGTGGAAACTTGAGAACCGGTTGAGCTTGAAGGTGGTGGAGCAACTGAGGTGGAATTACCAGGCGCCTCTACTCTTATTATCAATAATGTTATTTTTTTTTATCTTTTTTTTTTTTTTTTTTTTCGACAATGTGTAATCTTTTAACCTTTGAAAAGTAGTGACTCCCGGAACTCTTGTTTTCTAAATGCGATTTTTATATCCTAAACCAGAAGAAAAACACTCGTGAGATGTCAGTTTTTTTAGCATCTCCAACATAGTGGACATATAAACATAATTGCACGCTCGTGGAACATGAATGATGTTGAAATCCGGAAAGCAAATCAGCAGCGTCTCTATCCTTTCCAATTCTGTCGCAAAGCTAGGCCAGGCATGAGGATCCTTTATCATTGCTATCCGCTCCTTGCAGTCTGTCCCAAAGTTCTGGCAAGTTGAGTGTTGAAGCATGTTCTCCATTGCCCATCGCAGAGCTTCTACTTCCGAATGCAAAACTGATTCACGTCGATTGAAATTTCTTGTCCCCAACAATTGAATGTTTCTTCCACTGTCTCACCAGACCCATCCACATCCACTATACTGAGCTGAGGCTGTCCAAGATCCTTCTAGCAAGCAAATATTACCCAAGCTTATGACTTGGGGCTCCTCAGGAATGACTTCTTGTACCACAAGTTGTACCACTTCGTTCGCATTAAACCAGGCTTGACATTCACTCTTTGCATGTCGAACTAGCTCCAAAGGATCTCTGTCTATCTCCCTGAAAAGTTTGTCATTCCTAACCTTCCAAATGTAACAAATTATCCAGGGATAAGGATCCATGTCCTGTTCCGGCTCGATAATGCTGTTTTTTTTTCTCCAGAATAGGTAATCCATATTTGCGTAAATGCTTGGTACTGGAAATAAACCTGGGCTTGACGCAGTTGATGATAAGGTCCAGACTTGTAGAGCTGGCGGACACTCGAATATAGCATGGGTTACAGATTCTTGTAGCTCTCCACATCTTGGGCAGTAGTTATCATATCTCATATTGCGTCTTGCTAAATTCTTCGTTACTGCCACATGGCCAGTTAAGCTGCCATATAAGATGACATATCTTCGAAGGTGCTTTTATCTTCCAAGCGAAGGCTTGAAGCTTTGTGATACTCGGTTCTAGAACTTCCTTCTCCCCCTCTATCTTTAACACATTCTGAGCCACCTAATATCAAGATTTAACCGTGTATTGGTCATTCCTTGTGTAATTCCAACAGAATGTATCGCGACGATGTGCTGAACTTGTGGCCAAACTCCTTATAAGTGGTATGTCCTCTGGATTGACATAATTCTCCAAAAGACCAACATCCCACTCTTTCGTTTCCGGATTAATGAAGTCACTAACTCTCATATTAGGATGCATTATTTGCGCTATAGGGAGAGCTGGTCTCGCAGGGGTCGTTGGAATCCATGGATCCTCCCACACCTTGACTTCATAGCCTGAATGTATCTTCTGTCTGATTCCCGTTAAAAGCAACTTTCGCGCAGCACTAATGCTAGACCACACGTACGATGGGCTACTAGCAGAGATTACTCTGAGTGGTGATCTCATCCTATAGTATATTCCCCTAAAAACCCGGGCCACCAAAGAGTCTGGAAATTGAACTAGTCTCCATAATTGTTTTGCCAATAATGCCAAATTGAACTCATGGATCATACGAAAACCAATCCCACCCTCTTCCCTTGGTAAACAGACTTTCTCCCATTTCGCCCAGTGTATTCTTCTTTTTGGTGGATTTGAACTCCACCAGAATTTAGCAATGGCACTTGCAAGGTTTTCACATATCTCCAATGGGAGCAGGAAAGTAGACATTGCGTATGTCGGAAGAGCTAGCAGAATGGATTTAATCAACACTTCCTTTCCTCCTTTTGAGAGCCATCTACCTGTCCATCCATTCACTCTATGCATCAGCTTATCCTTTAGAAACGCAAAAAGTTTGCACTTAGAGCCACTTATGTCTTCCGGGATCCCTAGATAAGTACCCATTCCACCTTCGTTTTGAATTCCCAGCACATCTTTAATCTCTTGTCTACTTGTTGCATTAATCCGCTTACCAAAGAGTAAGGACGATTTATCAAAGTTGATACATTGGCCTGAAGATTTACCATACTTCCTGACTACTTTCATTACTTCTTCACATTCACGGGGCTCCGCCTTACGGAAGAAAATGCTATCATCAGCAAAAAGAAGGTGGGACACCGATGGACACGCGCGTGTAACACGCATCCCTGTTATCTTCCCTTGGCTCTCTGCATGATTGAGAAGGCTAGCGAGCACTTCCGTGCATAGAATAAAAATGAAAGGAGACAAAAGATCTCCTTGACGTAGACCTCTACCTGGAACAATATTTCCTCTTGGCCCTCCATTCATGAGGACGATATATTTCACCGACGTAATGCTTCGCATTATCCAGGCGATCCAAATTTCTGAGAAACCCATCTTGCGCATGACAGCTTCAATAAAAGACCATTACTTCCTATAATATGCTTTGCTCATGTCAGTTTTGATGGCCATCCTTTTATTGCGCCCACTTGGTTTAGTTCTCAGAGCGTGGAACATCTATTGTACGATCATAATATTGTCTGAGATCTGTCTCCCAGCAACAAAGGCTGACTGGGTTTCTGATATCAGGCATGGTAACACTTTCTTTAATCTCTAGCATAAGACCTTAGAGATTATCTTGTAGCTGACGTTGCACAAGCTAATGGGTCTGAACTGAGTCATTGCATTAGGCTTTGTTGTTTTCGGGATGAGGCATATATTTTTATCATTCAGTCCACTCGCCATTGTCCCCTCAAAAAGGAATTTATTAACCATAAGAGTTTTAAATCCTCCTTTACTATATCCCAAAAATTTTGGATGCATAGCAAAAAACGCTAATTTGACCTCCCATTCAGTGACCGGGGCGATAAGATTGACATTCATTGCACCAGTGATCGTGGTAGGAACTTGAACTAGCGCCTCTTCAATGTCCTCTGGATTTGATGATTCAAAGATCTATCTAAATTAGCTAGTAGCAATGGCTACTAGTCCTTCTTCATCCTCAACAATATTTCTATTCTCATCTAAGAGCCGTGTAATCTTATTTCTTGCTCTTCTTTGCTTTGTCAAGGCATGAATTTTTTTTGTGTTTCTATCTCCTTCTCTCAGCCAGAACACCCGACTTTTCTGTTTCCATAACATTTCTTCAGCTTTAAGAGCATCAGAGAATTCCTTCAAAGCTGCTGCAATTTCCCCAGTTGTGGCATTATCATCTGCATATAAGCCCTCCACTTTTTCTTTAAGCTCATCCACTAATTTCGCCGAGTTGACATTATGTTGTTTCCGCCATTCACTCAAGACCTTTCTGCAACTGGAAATATGTTCCATAATCGTTGCATTGGGAGGAAGATCGGAAGATTTCCATCCCGCAAGGATAACTTACCGTAGCTCCTCATTATCCAGCCATCTTTTATCAAACTTGAACTTTTTTGATCTTTTCATTGCCGTAGCAATGGCTTTATTATCAATAATGTTATTTCAAGACATTAATCTAATTTTTATTAACTTTGCAAAGAAATTCACATACTAGGGGAGGAGCAAAACGATGAATTGGCTGGAATGTTGCAAAGTGGAGCCAGTTGTAGAGCAAGAGTTTGATTAATTGGAAAAGCAGGGGAAACAGTAGAGGTATTGTTGAGTAAGAGACAGAGACAGGTCGGTTGTTGGCTAAATGTTTGGTTTAAGCCGTTACAACAGGGCTGAGCTGGAAGCTGGACAAAGCCTTGCACGAATGGACCACATGGAGCCAAGGAAAGAAGCATGGAGGCACATGTAGCTGGAACTTGAGCGAGAACCAGTTGTAGATTGGAGACATGAAGATTAAGATGTAATACATAGAATATAAGAAGAAGACCATTCCTCTGATTATTCGGATGTGATTGCCTTTCTGAGCTCTTAATATATATATAAGAAGAAGACATTTTTTTTCTTGGAGAGTAAGTTTCTTTCTTCTTTGTTTGAAAGAAAGTGGTGGTTTCTTTAGTATTAAAGGTCGGAATCAATTGGTTTGGTCTGTGTGACTGTGGATATGTGTTGTTATTGCACACATGATGTGTGTTTATTTGGTTGCAACACTTGATTTCTTCATGTTTGTGCCTTGTTTGTCTGGTGTTTCGACTTCATTCATAAATTATGCTTCTCGCTCACCAAAGGAGTCTGAGGAATCATTAATACAAACATTTCATAAAAACAATAACAGGAACAAACAACAAAGTCGTTGTAATATAGTGGTAAGTATTCCCGCCTGTCAAAGGGTAACCCGGGTTCGATTCCCGCAACGGCAAAAACCTTTTTATTTAAATTTTTGGGTCCCTCAGTTTTAGGTTTTTAGTTCCTCTCTTGATGAAATCAACTTCTTGTGACAGATGCATTTTTGAGCCCGCAACGGCGAAAACCTTTTTATTTAAATTTTTGGGTCCCTCAGTTTTAGGTTTTTAGTTCCTCTCTTGATGAAATCAACTTATTGTGACAGATGCATTTTTGAGCAATATAATATAGCCGATGTTGTGAACTCTAAAGAGAAACAACACAATCATGTTTAATTTACACTGACAATGACATATCTAAAGGACCTATAAGATATTTGGTTTCTTTGACCTAGAAGAACTTCTCTTAGAGAAAATAGTGCAGTGATCAGTGAATCCAATGTTAGTTGATTCTCAAGTTTCATGAGTTACGTGAAAAAGAAACTAAGAAACAATTAGAGAAGATGAAGAATTTTCTTTTCACATAGTTAAAAAGAATGAAACAGAACATACGAGAACGAAACCAGAATTCTTCTAGTGATGAAAAAAAAAAAAAAAGATGAATCATTGGAGCTCTGATGGATCTTGAAGAAGTGATGCTCTTTGTGGATTTGAAAGCAAAAGTTCTTGCATGTCCCTTGGTAGTACACTGAACACCGCCTGTAAATCCTTCTTCAGTTTCTCAAAACTTGCTTCTGAATCTGCACTGCCTCCTCCTGATTCCCTCAACTGCAAAAGAATTTTTTCAATATGTTACACAAGTGTTGGGTTCAGCTCCAGAGGGGACAGGTTCATGTCTATCATCACAGATATATAGCATAGAAGATAAACATACCTTGACTTCCTCATTAATGTACTTTTCAATGGCATCAAAGGAATCCACAGCTTCCAATTCATTCATCTGAGATGTAATCAGCCGCATATCGGTCCTCATTCTAGCCACCTTCCACAATCTACGTTGTTCTTGCTCAGCTACAGCACGCCGTCTTTGGAACCATGGGACAAAATTAGGCCCTTGTAGAAACCGCCTGGAAACAAATAGTTTATTAGTAACCAAAGATTCTCAAACTCAAAATGATGTTGGAGAAGACAGTAAATATACCTATACAAGTCAGGCCAGTTTGATTTCATGCGTTTAGACAAAAACTTCCCCACACCTCTCGCGGACAAGTTAGAAAGAAACTCATCAGCACTAAAGGACGGAAGCGGAGGAGGGGTGACATAAGGGGAAGATCCATCAGAAGGAGCGTTAACCTGAAAATAAGGACCAAAAGGAGCCAAGAAGTTTGTAGTCAACTCCAAGAAATGCCGTCGCAGAATCTCATTATTGACAACAGACATCGATTCCTCAACCCTAGGAGACATCCCAGCATCAACAAGCCTATTCAAAACCGAAGTATCCGGCTTCGTTATCGCAGCGTAACTCGTCCAGACAGCTTCCTTGTGCTCCGTCATAAGACACAACGGTCCATCTCTTCTAAGCTTCACCGCATTTAGCAAGTTTGTAGGAGAGAATCTTCTCAAGGAAAGCTGCTGAACACCTAACCCTTCAGAAGACTTACCACCGGGTAATCTCCCAGCAGAAGACCTACTTGAAAACGGGACACGGTTTGAGTTCAGAGAAGGTGTTCCAACAGAGACAACATGCGGCATGTTCCGAAGCGCTTTGAGGAAAAAGAGATTAGTAACACCCAAAACCATAGGAGGGAAAGCATCTCCTTCCCGGAGCGAGTTTAGTCTAGCAAAGCCAGGATCATGTATAGTGAAATAAGGTCTGAAGTCAACGCTGCAAAACAACGGCGCAACAAGACTCACAAGACAAGCAACCGCCTCCGAACACTGCGGAGGAGTCGGCGCTATGATGAGTATAGGCTCCCCGATCAATAACAACTCCCACAGAGTCCAAAGCTGCAACAACAGACCCCTGTAAACCCCAAACAGATCCGCGTCATGGAACAGACCCTGAGGAACAGACTGATTGGTAGGAAGCAAAGGAGCCATGGAGGAAGCAGACTCTTCATACAACACGCCGTTATTCTCCAAAGGAAGGCTATGAGGAGGAGGCAAGTTGACCCTGAGCGTGGCGTTACCAATGGGAAGCTCCATGAGCATCCCAGGCACAGGGGGAGGCCATAAAGAGACGAAACCAGCGACGTGTTCAATAGCTTTGTTCCCCACGTCGAAATACAAAGGACCGATGATTTGAAGCAAGGGTCGAAAGACGCTAGAGTAAGGCGCGTGGGAGAGTATCACAACGGACTTCTGCTCGCCTCCTCGTTTCAGCCTCTCGTCGTGTCTCTGCCTGTTGAACACGTAACCGTACAAGTACCTGTTGTTATTATCACCGTTTGGCCTGCGGAAGCGGAAGAAGAAGATGCAGTCGTGGATGCTGGAGCGGTTGTGTTGTTTCTGGGAGACGGAGTCGGGGAAGGAGTTGAATGAGACTTCGATCTCTTCTTCTTGGGAGAGGCGGTTTGGCGGGTAGGATTCTTCTAGGATCTGGCCTTGTTCGAGATCGAATCTCATTATGCAGAAGGAGTGCACCCATCGTGATAAAGAGGCGAGATCGGGTTTGATGGTTAGCTCGGGCTTCACGGAGAAGGATGGAGAGCGACTCATCTCAAAGTTAATCAAGAGTTTATGTGATCTTCATCGTTATCACCGCTCATACTTGCGCAATGAAGGGGATTCAGATTCGGGTTGGGTTTGCTTCACTAAACACTATCCCTGTGTGGAATTGATTCCCAATTTTCAGCTTGAGATGTTAGATCAGATCAATACCAGACGTTTTAGCAGCTTCGAAGGCTTTTCTTTGATTGAATACAAGAACAGGGAAGGTTCTGAGGGGCGTGCGAAACTGTGGAAGAGATTAAGGTTTTCTGAGAGGAGGAAGAGGAGACGATGGCTTGCAATGTGATGAATTGAAATTAAGTTTGAGTTTTGGCGTTTCGATCTGAAGAATGAGAATCATCGGAACGGAGATAAACGATGAAGACGATGATGATTTGATGGACGATGTTTGGAGTTGTTCTATCTTTCTTTAAATTGCACAATAGGTCCTCTTTATTTCTTACTTCTTAAAAATGTTACCCTATACTTTACGCCTAGATACAAGACATACTATGATCATGTTGCTGAAGATGTTTTTCATGTCTGATCTGGTCGGTTCTGGCTGCGAGTAGACTGGATACCATATTCTCTAATCTGAATTTAGAATAATACAGAGATAGCCAAAACCTTTGTTGCTGGATTTACCATGTAAACTGCATGAGCCGAAAGTCAGATTCAGATTAGTCAAATCGTAACAATTTTGTTCTCAAATGAGTTTACACAATGCCTTAATATTTTACCATTAAGCTGCCACTATTTGGTTGTTGTTTAAGATGTTAATAAGCTTGCTTTTACTGTGTATTATTTCATAATGATACCAAGTTGTTCTTTACTCTCATGTCTCATCGTAGACTCTATTTTGTTCCATGTATTGAGATTTTTTTTTATCTGAACAGGAATATATACGAATCAGTCACTTATTCGAGGCAATTGTCAGGACTGATTTATCCAGTTTGTATCCCAAACTGTGTTATTTACATCATTGCCACTAGTTTTCACAGGCCCTGGGTTTTTATAACAGTGTAGTAACCAACGAGCAACTACTTGAGACGACTGTAGGCAAAAACTCCGAGACAGCCAACGGCCAAAGCAAGAAGAACAGGTAAAGTGGATGCTTCGAGGTTCTGTGTTGTGCTGTTTGTTCTGTTGCTGTCTAGTCTCTCTATGCGAGACCTTTCTCCAACATACTCCCTAAGGAGATTGCTCAGTGTGTCCATTTGATGCATTATCTGACGTTGCCCACGAGCAACCAGTATAACCTGTCCACAATAATAATAGTAAAAAAAAAAAAATTAATTACTTTTAGGTTCTTTTGAGTCTAAAGCTATCTCTAAGCTTCTGAGGATGCAATTCAAGAATAAATTCAAGAATGTGAGTTTCAAAACATACCTCTTCCATCAGAGGAGATTCCCTTACAAGCTGAGATTGGGATGAGGACAGTGATAAGAGGGACCCATTACCATTTTCCATTGGTAAAGCCAAGTTGTGTTGACTACCTGATGCAGCTATCCTGTTCGGAATCTTGGAGTTCAACTCTTCTATGCGGGATGTGAAGTCATCCATCCTCTCGTTCAGTGTTGATATTTGATCTGACAGCTGAGTTATAACACCCTACAGAACATCATATGTTCGGTTATACTAATTGTAAGCTAAACTTATGATCTCACGGCAAAAACAGAGAGGCCACTACTTTACCTGATTTGGAAGAGTGGCTGGTGAAGCAGGGGCTCTGGCATCTAACATTCTGTTGTTAACAGCAAGCCTTGTCAAGTTAGGCAAGACTTTGTGTCTTTGATTTGTGTATGACTTTGACACACCGCTGTTAAAACGTGCATCAATACACAAGTCAGATGATTCCCTGATGTAACATATATTGTCTTTATTCTTAGATCCCGTCACTTTCTCAAAATAAGCCAATCAAGGAGAAGGAATAGAGGATACCCGTGAAGGTATTTCATTCTACTATCAGCAGACGCTCTTGAGAGGGCTTCTTTAGGGCTAGAAACTGTATCATCATCTAAGCTGAGTTTTGTCTTCAAGTCATCTGGCAAAGCCTGAAACATGACCAAAACGCCCGAGCGTATCAAACTACCATCATGACACAATCAAATAAATCACAACTCATACCATAACATCATTCACAAGCCTCTCCAGCTGTATCTGTTCAATATATGTATGTGGACAATATGAACCTTCCAATCCGAGTTCGTTGGCCACATTTTCGACGAAGGAACGGTCTCTACCTTGTACCTTCATAACAGAAATGGACAAAAAGACCACCTTAAAGTCAGTATAAACTTTTAAAGAGAAAAAGAGAAGCAGATAGTACCTGAACGTATGTCCGGTTCAGTTGTTCCAACCAATCAGTCTTCACAATAACCTTCTCATCATCAAAGATATGACTTTTTCTTTTCAAGATTGTTGCAATAGTATAACCCAATGCCATTAATCCTCCAAGAAGGCGAACACTGACTTCAAAAGTTATTCTGGGTGATATAATAAATGGACGATCTGTAACCCACTCCTGAAAGCAATACATTGAACGGTAAGCATTCATTCTATCGATATGAGATTAGAATGTATCTGCCTATCTGTTCTTAATCTAATATGGCCTTTGTACATAAGAACACTAGTCTGAACAAGTATTAAACAAACCTCAAACATGAGATTGTATTTTCCATCCCGGTTCCTCATTCTGAGGTATGATTGGCACGCTTCAGGATCCTCGCCTGGCGGTAGCAGATAGATGTCGTAAGTTTCCTCTGTGCGTTCCTTGAAATCCTCAGACAGAACTGCCTTCATTTGTTCTGGTGTTACAGCCTTTGTTGACTACAATAAGATAACAAAAATCACTCCAACCAGGAAAAAATTTGCTGCTATAATATAAGAGCGCCACAATATACACGTTTTAACAATATAAATGTTGTAACCTTTAGAATATAAGTTGGGTTCTGAAAGCCACTGAAGGGGTTAAACTTGTTTTGGATCTTGATATGAGCTGTCTTCAGGTCTGGTTCAATAAACGCCTTGTACATAGGATAAACCTGGCATAAGCATCATTTCATGTTTTATTCATATCTGAAATGACTCCAGACAGCAAAGACGAGAGCAAAGGATTAGTATGAAAACCGTCTCAGATATTTGATGAATGATTTCTTCAGGTTCCTGGCCAGCACGTTGAATGTCCCGCAAAACACGCTTGACAAGATCAAA
This genomic interval from Brassica oleracea var. oleracea cultivar TO1000 chromosome C2, BOL, whole genome shotgun sequence contains the following:
- the LOC106322661 gene encoding uncharacterized protein LOC106322661, whose amino-acid sequence is MALTVSTGGGGASFRSIDLTDSSRNPFSTSRLHYPSRARLHIVSAAKKPSTQTGRFDSKKRRTLVPTTTKEQPEESNGLYEENPPSQIDISDDDEDRFAVNTRFRGDPKDAPKISVKDLPGLEPDPFEGPQWDGLGFFVQYLWAFGILFALISGGIAAGTYNEGATDFKETPVYKEAMESRDLLDEAEGSNSEDVFESNPTEVAPSLE
- the LOC106327769 gene encoding protein DENND6A, producing MSRSPSFSVKPELTIKPDLASLSRWVHSFCIMRFDLEQGQILEESYPPNRLSQEEEIEVSFNSFPDSVSQKQHNRSSIHDCIFFFRFRRPNGDNNNRYLYGYVFNRQRHDERLKRGGEQKSVVILSHAPYSSVFRPLLQIIGPLYFDVGNKAIEHVAGFVSLWPPPVPGMLMELPIGNATLRVNLPPPHSLPLENNGVLYEESASSMAPLLPTNQSVPQGLFHDADLFGVYRGLLLQLWTLWELLLIGEPILIIAPTPPQCSEAVACLVSLVAPLFCSVDFRPYFTIHDPGFARLNSLREGDAFPPMVLGVTNLFFLKALRNMPHVVSVGTPSLNSNRVPFSSRSSAGRLPGGKSSEGLGVQQLSLRRFSPTNLLNAVKLRRDGPLCLMTEHKEAVWTSYAAITKPDTSVLNRLVDAGMSPRVEESMSVVNNEILRRHFLELTTNFLAPFGPYFQVNAPSDGSSPYVTPPPLPSFSADEFLSNLSARGVGKFLSKRMKSNWPDLYRRFLQGPNFVPWFQRRRAVAEQEQRRLWKVARMRTDMRLITSQMNELEAVDSFDAIEKYINEEVKLRESGGGSADSEASFEKLKKDLQAVFSVLPRDMQELLLSNPQRASLLQDPSELQ